The Solenopsis invicta isolate M01_SB chromosome 3, UNIL_Sinv_3.0, whole genome shotgun sequence region atttatttgtactaactaaaaaaaaattttattcaagattttttattaaacaaaacaatttaattagtatatatttttttatctagctGTATTTCgcagatttaattaatttttctgttaaataaaacaaaatattgttgttaaaaaatCCTTAACTAAATAGTTTTCACCTAGGGCGTTAAAATTTTTACCTACGGCGCGTGTACCTTTTGAAATAAAGTTTTGTATTTAAGAATTGTTAGACAAACTTTAATCGCGACCAAAAAAAGTATGATTTTTCAGGGCGACAAGTCTCGTTCGATGCACGCCCCGATTTTCTTCCCGCGACCGACAAACAGTAGGCGGGGGTCCGTATAATTATAGCACTTTTTAAATGGCAGCTCGGCCCCGCACGCGTCTCTCCATTATGATGCATGGGAGTCGAATTTCGACCCCATCGGCCAGCCGCAGCAACCCCAACGTATTGTCGGCTTAATAATACGCCGCCGTGTACAAAGTGCGGGGCTCCTTGCGCGTATACGTCACTGACACCATATAATCACATCTCGGGCGAGCGAGCGGTACCTCCCGGTCATGATTCATGCGCATTACGAATATCAAATACTCGGAAAGCGAGCAAATACCGCGGCCATGCACCATGGAGAGACATTAGGGGGTGCCGTTTCGCGCGACTCGCACACACAAGCCGACACAATAATCATACGCCGTCGTTCCCGCCGTCGAGCTACCGTCGCTTTTCCGTTCTGTTTGCAGAAATTATATCATTGACATTACGACAGCCCCGCACTTCTTTCGCCAATACGAATGATGTAATTTCATTTGGCTTCTCTGCAAAGTAATAATTTCCGTTGTATGACAGCACCGTCATTATACATAAACTTTGGCGGATACAACGCATTTCACACGCAGTAGTTACaattataatgtaaacaatatttcGATCGCACTACGGAGAAAGTCGTGCTTTTTGCTCAACGTTATAACGGATATTCTCCGTGATATTATCGCACGCACTTCTAGACTGTGTCACACTTCTAATATCATTCAGTTTTCTTATTCGAGTAAtcgaattgtaaaaattttgaaatcaaatCCGAAATCTAAGACGAATAATCTAGAAATTTTATTCCTATTGCCTGTAAAATAGTGCGTGCATTTGCAATTCCAATGAACCGCCGCGCTGTTATCTACGTAAGACACTTTGCTGCGAGCCGAGCGAGTGCCATGAAATAATTTCCGGCTTTGCGTGTGCCGTTTCTCAAACAGAATTACGCTGACCGTCCTCGAGACGAGCGTGTTACTCGCGTACGTCTTTCTCGCGTACGTCTTTATTCCATAACTTCTTCTCGACGTAAACAGCACACTCgtagcttttttttttaactattctcGCGTGAGGAAAGGCAGCTCAAGCCGAGCAAATTCGCAAGGCTAGCTGTACAAAGCCTGAGCGCGGCAGACGTAACGTCTCCTCGAAGACAAATTAGTCCGGCGAAGCGGAACGAGCATCTAATCGAGCAGAGCCTAAAACGTCTAGAAGACGATGCTCTATGAAGATTGCCAGCCCCCGGGGCCACGAACCTCCACTTACGAAGTATTATCCGCGTTAGAGCCGGGGTTGCCCGTCGTCTTTCACTCACCATcctcctcttttcctctctctctctctctctctctctctctctctctctctctctcacttcgTCTAACTTCAAGGTTTCAGCGCACCTAACTTCTTCCTAGAAGGTATCAGTCGCCGTTGCGTTCTTCAGCTCATCTCGCGCGGCACGTCGCGATAATTTCCATCGCGAAAGAGTTATGATGTTGCTGCGCCGCGCAAAGATTTCATTTGTTGATGTATCGctttgaaaaatacttttacgTTGTGCACATTGGAAATACAGTTATAACGTAAAAAGTGGAAAGttttaatttcgaaatttatagaggttatttttaacaattaattttttgattagttTTGGTCTAAAAGAAATATCGGTGTGTCGAATAATTTTCGAGTTAGAAGGGAATGAAGAAGGTGAGTTTTTTCGCAAAATAAACTTTAGTTAACGAGAtaaattacaaaacattttttttttagttaattcGAGCGGAGTTTGCTTTAATAGAATTCTGCTATTTCAAGCTTAATTACAAAGACGATGCTAAAGATTAAAAAGTCGCGAGAAAGAATGACCTCACTCGATATTGTCAagtttttaattgatcaaagaATCTGTTAAAAAGTAACGTAATTAATTCTGCATACATTAAGTTGTTGTgtgttttagaaaaattaccATGAACATAATTTTCACACTACGCTTTACTTTATTCACTTTACGCGTTTTATATCCACGACCGACACTGTATCTGAGCTCAGCcagcttttttaattaaaaagcggTAAATCCCAGCAGCTGACAAGCGATCGACGTGACGAGCCGAGGGACGTTCTTAGATCTCTGTTTGCACGCCCCTTATTCGAGAGACGATCTCGAGCAGAATCCGTAGCTTCGGTCCAGCCGCATAATCCCGATCGCATTAAAGTGTCGTCTGGTCGCTTTAAAAAACCCGATCCTGCACGTCGTTTGGCTTTCTCTACAACACTCGTTTGGCTTTGCGTGCAAACTCGAAGCAGCAGGGGCGACGACACATAAAAGAAGAAGGAAGTAGTCGAATGTGAAGGAGGAAGAAGGGAATTGACAGGATAAAAGGtggtagaaagagaaagagaggagagaaagggaaagacgAGTAGCGAGCACCCTTCGGCGATGATACGAAAATACTGACACGCGTCTGACGATTGATCTGCGACACGTGTCTTCAATGCTGCAATCAGCGTGCCTGACTGACGTTGCGCGGTGCAACCCGCAGCCGGATTCATTATTTATGAACGATTTGAAAACCGATCTGCCGAGTaaagtggttttttttttttaaagacaggGGAGGATCGTCCACGTCAACTGTGGGTGGTATTGTATGCCAACTAGAGAGAAAGGATTAACGTTTTGTAATCTTTGctatttgtgataaatataCTAATCATTACCAGTAATCAAAATAGTTTAAAGAAAACTCGTAAACAAacgaaaatgtcaaataaatataaaggagacttttattcttataactttctacACGCACTGCATCATTTTCTCAATTATCGcaaaaagactttttttgataaaagaatataataccAGGCGCGTACCAATTTATTGCTATTTGGCCAGTCAACAATTGTCACGTATTTGTGAGGGATAAGGGAAATATCTGGTGAACGGTGATAGCGAAAGGTGGAGGGTATCTTTTCTTTTGTATTGGCAGATACCCACTTATCCGGTGGTTTGACCAGCGACAGGATTTCACGGGCTTTCGAGAACCCTAGCGCGAATCGTCCGCGGTAGGGAAGGATCGCCGAAGGACATGAATTTTCATTCTCACCGAATTATTCTGTCCATCAAGAGGCTGGGCGGATCGGTAGAGAGGAAAGAAGGGACGGCGGGGATTCAGTTTTCAACGAGATCTACGGTCGTCGCGGTCCTTTTGTGCCGGCGAATTGGCATCCTCGGTCCCGGTGACAAAGATCCGATGCCCCGAATTGAAAAGTCTATCGAGAAGAAAAGGATAGCCCGTGGTATATTGCGACGTTAAGATATTGGGGCATTGTGATCCGCTCGTGGGGAAAAATATACGGCTAAATAAGATCGCGGCGGTGTTTTATGGTTGCGCGCGATAGGTGGGTGTATTCGTCGAGGATTTATGTCTTATTTTCGGGCCAACTTGGACGTAGCTACTGTAGTCTGATTAAATCACGAGCCATTAAAGCTGCTTAGTAGGGTTTGATTTAACGGATTTTGATTGTAGCCCAAGTAGATATCCTATATTTCGTAAATTGcgcaaactttttttacgttaataataCAGATATGctatgatatttaataaaatatttaataaaataattaaataatactctaaaaaagaattagttttaaaacataaatttcttaaaatataagttttatctCTTTCCGTATGGAATTTAATCAATAGATGCAAAGTTCTTtctcaatataatacaaatgtaatGCGTGtcgttttttttctgtttttgatGTGAAACGTacatttcctttttctctttccgtCTTTTTCTTACTTTGTTGCGTCGATCACCGGCAAAATGACAGCGTTCGAGCTCATCGCGAATTCAGAAAATCCCCGCAAATTTCACTTCCCGGGTCGACTATTCGGAGATCAGCAAGGATATCCTGTTAATCCACCCTTCGCGGAAAACTCAAGTCTTTCCCCGTGCGGCTTTACCTGAGCGTCGATGGCGGATGACGGTGGATTCGTCCACCTGCAACGCATTTTTCACGGGGATTAGTCGCCACAATCGCCGCCTCCCCGGTAGATCCTTTGTCGAGACTATTGCGTGATGCGTCGTAGAAGCTCCTTTGCATCAGCACCACCAATTCGGGAGGATTTGTTTCGGCACTTGGGGTGTGGTAAGCCGACATGAGACCAACGTCCCGACGACGGCTGCTAATAACGAGGAATTACCGTCGTGATACAATGAACGCGGGAAACCCTCTTTGATGTCTACCACGGAAAATAATGCTCTACTAATAGGTACGAGATTATATATAGCATAGACGACGGAATAATCGCAAATCGTATCCTCGCTCAACGCTCATCCTGTTACAGCTTTCTACCATGCAATCTTGCCCCATTGACGTCATTCGAGACAATTctcacaatttttttcaattcaaaacaAATGTGAATTTATCACTCAAAAATTCTGACATGTTAAGTCTTTATcgaatcttttttcttcttaaatatattgaaattcaAACACAATGGAATATACTTAATACATGTTTAATCGCATGATTTCGCTAAACTGCGTATTATATTTCGCACAGCAGATTACGAATCTCAACGGTTTCCGTCCTGTGTTTTGCCCCACGCGTTGCGATGCGTGAAACGAATCTTTGTAAAGTTCCTACGCGGAGCATATCACGCGACATTGGATGTATCAGAAGGCTAATTGTCTTCCGCTGTCAGTTGCACCCTACTTGGCCCTGTCCGGGGCACACGCCCCTCTGGGCTACGGCATTGCCGTGGACTCCGGCCACACCATTTCCTCGTCTCCCCCGTCGTGCatcgagtcagcgagttcacgAGCATGATGCACGCCCCAAATTACACGCCAgaaaggataaaataattacacGTTGTCTGCCGCTTTTTTGACGTTGCGCGTTCTATTTCTACAGCGTCACCGAGCGGTGAGCCGCTATTTGGAGAAAGTCATACGTGAATTTTGCAGCTGCGACTCTGTGTGACAAACGTTTCACAccgaaaacagaaaaaaatgacaCTCATTTCAACTTGGTATTCTCTTTAGGTGCTTTAATAACGGATTTTTTACAAGcgataaattctttaataataatttttaatttttttagagaagaaaaaatcgagggaaatttttttttaacttgatttaaaaaaatttaaaacaaaacgcACGTTATTtctctcaaaatattttatctaaatatcttttttactttctaaacattttctaaatatttttcaccatctgaaatattcatataattatcgATAGAACTGTATTGcacaaatttgataaaaagtatatacattTCTAACTTGTGTATATTTCAAGACTGCCGGTCAATCCTCGTATCTGTTTACGTATGCAAGCACATATGAGAAATGCAGGGTGTTGCTATTATTACGTAAAACACGAGAAAAGAAAACATGAGTTAGCAAAACCTCAAATGAATGGGAAGAGTTTCAGAAAGATCGCGTACAATCACCTGTCGAACAAGTTTCGACTTTACGTGGCTAAAATTACTAAGTAGCAGCAAGAAAACTACACATACGAGTTGCTCATAGACATTATCGCCTTATGCTTTTACAAAATTCATGATAGCGATCGAAAATTATTACGCTCAAGGGGAATCGCATGTTAGCATAGATCTAAGCGGAGAATCTTCCGGCAAATATATTTCCTGCAGACGGCATTTCATGAGTGAATACTAAGAATAATTTATGACTTTGGAATTTATCTGTGTAGTGTGTTTTTTGCTCATAATTATTGCAACAGAAATTATTTCGTATAAATGCTGCAAAAtacacgttttttttaaattataattacgaactgcataaattaaattactaaaagtttttattataataaaaatttattttaataaaatttattgtcatAATAATCCGatgaattttatatctaattaatatattaactttttaattttatttctcgaaaaatatattttgaaaaggaTGTAAAATCATCCATTGTGAGAAAAGGTGAGGCGGCACGAAAAAAGAATCCTTTGTGAATTTGCGAGGATAAAATATGCTTTGTCACGTAGAATGGTCGATGCTTGCCTATCGAAATCAAAATTGCGTTTCTAGCTGAGTCTACAATTTCTGGTATTTTGCTGGCTATGCACATCGTCAATGTGATGGATGAAAGGATTGAATAACTATGTAATGTTGAAAGGATGAATACAGCGTAAAAAAAGGTTGAATGACTtgtttgtctctctctctctctctttctctctctcacattTACATATTTCATCGCAAAACATTTGGGAAgtagaatgtaaaatataaattaaaaaaaaatgcgtaatTGTTAGTGGATCAGCCGGTATATATGTTAAACAATAGCAATAAAGttaatttgcttaattttttttgaatcaCTGTTagtatcttaattaatttaataaataaaatttaataatcctaATATTATGTAGCtaatattacatacaaatttaatCGAGAATATTAACGTGAATATTAACGTGAAAACTTAAATGCACTAGGGGATACCGAATCCAGAGGTTCAGGAATAAAACGCAAAACATGGACATCTTGATCCGTCGATtcctgaaaaatatttcatgaaatgcgacttcattagaaaaattattacagtatgcttatatcgtttattattttattttcactaaattttattttatcctttattattttatttttgtttattttttcaattacaaGGAGATTTAATTTTACCTCAGGAAAAATCAGAGGAGATTCTTGTAAAAATGTATTCACGTCGGATTCTTCTAAATCCGACACGGATTTAGGAATTCTGTTTTTCAGTAGGCGATTATTTGATTCCTCGTGATCCGGAAAAACCATTCGTCCCGAGTTCTGTAATGAATTTTCCTtcggaaagaaaatttttctgtaacCTTGGCGAGCAGTCAGAAGGCTGTCGGTAAAGCTGTCGAAGTTTAGTTTGTCCGTTCCAGCACGATCAGCCTCCGCTTCGGCGATGCCTAGCGGCgaaattttcctttttctttctccgAGAAATTTCGAATTATCTGTCGAGATGCGAGAGCgattataaaagtttgaatttgaACATCGCCCGTAACAAATGCTTTACCTGACGAAACGTAAGGTGTTTGAGAATAACTCCCGTGCCCTCTAAAGAACCGGAAGAATCCGCCATTATAATTGTTCAGATAATGTACCAGTTTGTCGGGATTACGCGGACATCTCGGAAACGCGCGAAAACACATGGCCGAATTTCCGTTGCTGCTGTAACCCAAAACGGCGGCTCGGGCAAAATTGAATATGGGAGATGTTTCTGTCAGTCCGGCAAGCCACCTAGcagtataaaagaaatataataattttgctatCAATTTAGAATacgtcattataaattttataatgtacaaaACGATTATAAtaacgtatttataaatttataaaaatatgttataactaTTTTGTATGTTATAAAAAGATACGAACTGAGTGAAGATATTTCTTCCAAATTCTCCTAAATATTGCTCGTTATTTTTTGTTGATGCTCGCTTGTATTCTCCCGGTGGCTTTCCACTCGCCACCTCACAAAGTATTCTGGGCACGCACTTCAGATCATCGTTACGTGAGATCGACGACagagcattaaaaatatttgttccaAATCCACCAAATTGATTCAAAGGATTGTTCGGCGTATTTAACTGATAATTACCGATAATAGAATCTAATGGAAAATTGTGCTGTTcctgtaaaatgtttttaataagttaagaaataataaattttatattgccgGAATATATTAAGAACGTAGAAGTTAAACTTACCAATGGAATTTGggcattgttaaataaatttaagattatgtTTCCATAAGGAAATCCGTAAGAATTTTCTTTGTAAACTGACGAGTCCATTTGGCTTGTCTGTCTAACAGTTAATGATCGATCACTGTTTTGAGCGAGAAGATCGACAGCGAGTTCATCCATACATCTGTATGATTAATTGAACACAGATAATGACTAGATGACTTTTTGTTATTATTCTTGTACAAACATGataatatttccatttaaaTATCTGCCGATAGAGAATATTGTGTTATTACTTACCGTAATAAATCTGTTACATTGTAAATCTTCTGAGGAATATTGAAAATGCATTGAGTATTGTCAGATGATTCTTGGAAATATTGTGATGAGTGTTCAGTGTGAACTTCAGAACATAAATATAAGAGGCaccaaacgaaaataaatttacttccaACAAAATTACTCATTTTGCTGAGTATTactatctatatttttacaaatacaaattttttttgttcgctaaaaaatgtaaagtttgATAACTTTAAGAGTTTTTAACTCtcaaatatgcaatattaaatcACTTTCACTCGCACACTGTAACTTTAATGCCTTAATAATGCGTTGCAAATTAATACGTTATGAAACACTTTAAACTTATTTGTAGGTAATTCTATCACGgggttttatttaaattgtttatttataataacacaaatttatttaacaattacttttttatttaatgtaaacgaTTGCGTTGCCTCTCTTGGTTTCGCGTCAACTGAAACTTTCTTCGAAACCGATTGTCCGATTAACCGTTCGGTTGGAAATACGTGGGTAGTAACGCGTCACCATAAGCAACTCTCACTCCATACCTTTTTGCATACGTGTATGTGCATGAGTGGACGCTCGGTCGAAGAACTTAACACGAAATGGCACGATTTTCGCAAGAGTTTCTTCGAAAATGATTGGATTTATGTATGGTTCCTTAAATGTCAAAcgatttatttttgcataataaCAGCAAAGTGCATGCAACAGTGCATCACGTGACGCATACATTAATGGAAGTTATTTATGTCACGGACATAtagcaaattgaaaaaaaaaaaggaagaaattacGTGAGGTAAAGTAAAAGAAAGACGTATTTGaatctataattataaataaagtattaaaattgtacATTTGCTAAATTACATAATCATTTGTGTCTTGTAATAAttcttatacatttaatttgtacgtttgttaaaaacaaattgtagATTGATTTAAATCAGTCAAATAAcagtagaaataataattttataataaaaagaagaccACATCTTTTATACAATCAATGTAAATTATGATTATACAAACATGTGCATCGAAATTTTACACAAGGATGGATTAttcattttgtaattataagtAAGTTTATGGCATCAAGATGTttatgattttacaaaaaagttcaACTACTTCGCGTTATATACTTTTAGCTAATTTGACATGGTGGCATTATCGCATGCTCTTCCTCTGTTCGCCAATAAATGACATAACTTTGGACTGCCAATAATGTTGCCCATAAAGACGCTCAGCAAGTAATTCTCTTTCATCGGGTTGGACGACGACTTGTATTCCCTGTAAAATCATGATAACGCAAATTACTAGTAATCTCGTTGCACCATGCGCATTAGTGGAAAGACGAGAATGCAAATGCGTATTAGAAGAGAGACGAGAATAAAAGAGGAAAAAGCGAAGAAAGaaataagagagaaaaacaGATATAAGAAATACAAGTTAAGAAACACAATATTTCCGCGCTTAAGTATGCATATGTGTTTGTTCACACGACTGCGTCGTATCGTGTCGTCTACAAAACAAGTAATGTCGATATCGTCATCTATGTGACATCGTTGTCTCGCCTAAATGGATTCCTAATTTCTAATGACGCCACTTCGCTTACAATCCTTCTATCGTCGCTTTCCCCTAGTCGAAGAAGACGGTCCCAAGAACGGCCTCGTCCCTCATAGTCGGTTAAGTCCGTCTAGACGATAGTGCCGCCAGTACCCAATCTCCAATTTACCTGCTATCCCCTGTGCTCCTGTTAATCTCTCAGTCTCCCGTCTTGAATATTCCCTCCTGCGTGACGCAGGTGACGAGGAGGAAACCCAAGGTACGAAATGCGTGTCTGGAGAGAGAGGCATCGTACGTTGACAGGCACGGCGACACGTGCTCGCTATCTCGAACCGTGAGGCATTAGGAGGTCCGAGATAAGCTTCAAACCTACTGGTCCGGATAGTAGAGCAATCGTAAAACGGAGCCTGTTTGGACACGCAGCGGAGAGTCACGAGAATAATCGGAAGAGATGatcgacgagagagagagagagagagagagagagagagagagagacgcagtTATCAGGATGCATTAAAGTCCGTGGAAGTATCGTACCATTACAGGTTGTCTGCTCCCGGCGTTACTTACAAGTGAATTTAGTGTAAGCCTCGCGAAGGCGAGAAACATGTGCGCGGAGCACATAGAGGAGTAGCAAggatttctattataatatatcttCTATACGTAAAAGCGAGGGGGCAAAAGAGAAGATAATGTTTCTTCACCGATAGAAAGACAGAGATTAACAGAGTATCTCGGAGCATTtccttttaaaaatttgtagattGTATTTTGACATTATCGTCGCGTTACGATACGTCTCGGTCGCCGCCTATTGATCGATTAGGCGCCATGTGTCTCTATAGtcgagaatttaattttttctaattagaaagaatttgtttttcctttttctgACAAAGTTGGTTGGAATGTATTTACTTTAATGTCTTACTAAAACgcaaaacgatttaaaaattcatgttGACATTTTTAACGTATTAACGTatgttaacattaaaaaaattttaattatttattgaaatgtttaatgttgcattaaataataatttcaaaatttttattaaaaaaaattaaatttattaaagagactgtttttatttttcatattacttcatattttaaaaagaaaagtcatctttttatatttcacagaaaGCTATCATTTACTGCTTTTATCTCAAGTAATATTCGTCGCTAATAATACCGTAGTCTTGCAAAAGTGAATAAGATACCATACGAAATGTTGCATATCACTGCACAAGTGGAGCATCTTATTAAGTCGCTCTAATGAGCCATTAAAAAAACCTCCCTATTGATTGTATTTCTTAACTAAGGAGAAATGTTCATTTATAATGAAACTTGTTTTCGTTCGAGTCTTCGAGCCGTGAACTTCAGAGTATAATTGCATAACGTAATCATGAGAAACTCGCAACAATAGTGTAACCTCTTGTCCTAAATACGAGTATATTAAACGTATAAatcttcaactttttttttcaagtattatttttactttaattcttATCAAATACAAGCcttaaatatattatctatatgTTTTTGTTGAAATTGTCAGATAAATTATAGCGGTTAAAATATTGCAGTCATTTATATCGTACCTGAATATCTCGTTCCAATTAAAAACGCGTTCCCAACTTCTTCTTTCAAGAGTTTGTTTCGCATACTTGACACAAGTTCTTTCATAGATGCAAACGTTATTTCCAAGCTCAGCTACTAGCTTCTTTTCGACTTGGCCGACATCTAAGATCTCCTCGTCATATATCAAAGGATGTGCTCGCTTCACTCGACTGACATAAGTATCTAAGAATTCAAAGAGAATACTTTTGAAAGATTTACGAAATAATTTTAccatttagtttattaaaatttaagaatttaatttattgaaattttgataactgCTTGTCTGTAATGTTAGatatttttgcaaaactttCCTCCTCATGTATAATAAGtaacatgtaattttttaaatacgatGAATCTTAATttgttgcttt contains the following coding sequences:
- the LOC105193168 gene encoding uncharacterized protein LOC105193168; protein product: MSNFVGSKFIFVWCLLYLCSEVHTEHSSQYFQESSDNTQCIFNIPQKIYNVTDLLRCMDELAVDLLAQNSDRSLTVRQTSQMDSSVYKENSYGFPYGNIILNLFNNAQIPLEQHNFPLDSIIGNYQLNTPNNPLNQFGGFGTNIFNALSSISRNDDLKCVPRILCEVASGKPPGEYKRASTKNNEQYLGEFGRNIFTQWLAGLTETSPIFNFARAAVLGYSSNGNSAMCFRAFPRCPRNPDKLVHYLNNYNGGFFRFFRGHGSYSQTPYVSSDNSKFLGERKRKISPLGIAEAEADRAGTDKLNFDSFTDSLLTARQGYRKIFFPKENSLQNSGRMVFPDHEESNNRLLKNRIPKSVSDLEESDVNTFLQESPLIFPEESTDQDVHVLRFIPEPLDSVSPSAFKFSR
- the LOC105193151 gene encoding uncharacterized protein LOC105193151 isoform X2, which produces MQLSRTFLLFGCCFLTSTLVTVTGQHEPIFDLPVQLIGFPVIIAAVRITNFLKKLAYALNPDTYVSRVKRAHPLIYDEEILDVGQVEKKLVAELGNNVCIYERTCVKYAKQTLERRSWERVFNWNEIFRLRFTIALLSGPVGLKLISDLLMPHGSR
- the LOC105193151 gene encoding uncharacterized protein LOC105193151 isoform X1 → MQLSRTFLLFGCCFLTSTLVTVTGQHEPIFDLPVQLIGFPVIIAAVRITNFLKKLAYALNPDTYVSRVKRAHPLIYDEEILDVGQVEKKLVAELGNNVCIYERTCVKYAKQTLERRSWERVFNWNEIFREYKSSSNPMKENYLLSVFMGNIIGSPKLCHLLANRGRACDNATMSN